GCATGGGCTACCCTACCATATCTGTCGACAAGATAACCCCTGTGTTTGACACCGCCATGGCTGCCAAGCTGTTGcctcaaaacatattttccttCTATATTAGCAGGTTGGTTTtagggattttttttcttctcctttttAATACATTCCTACTGAGGGCCGTAGGTCAATGTGTGGTTTGTTGACTTGTGATtttgtttttaaacatttttttttaaagtcctgTTTACCGTTGGAGGTCAACTGAAAGGAGTTTCTTTTTATTTGAATTGGGATATTTTTAGCTCCTGTTATCCTGAAATTCTTTAACCACACTTGCTGTCATATTTCCTCGGAAATAAGTgaaatagttcacctaatttcagtttgacaACACGCActttatagtgtagagaatcattgtgccATCTACAccactaaaatatattttccattttaccaaaaatattgtatttggagctgtttgaagctggtgtacaaaactgaaagtaaaagagcaaaaacaaaacttaagaatgggaagcatagaacaTCTACTGCTTAGACTTGCATTCAAtgagtgacagatctataacacacatttctatgtgaatttggttggtcacccaaaaagttacatatcgcagctttaaaatgtatttatttttgtggGTAAAGTCTATGAACATAAACCACAGGTTAATTAAATTCATTTTCATAACTTGTACAACCTTGTATTCTTGTGTTGTCACTAGCTTCAATGGGGTTAAGGCAATACAATTACATATCTGATAGTAGATTGAACTAAACTTGATATCCTGCTCCTCAGAGATCCATTTGCTGCTGTAGGAGGAGAGCTGATGCTGGGAGGCACGGACCCACTGTACTACACTGGAGACCTGCACTATGTCAATGTCACACGCAAGGCCTATTGGCAGATTGAGATGAGCAGGTAAGCAACTTGGTTCTCATCTACACAGAGGCTCTTTTATAATATCTATACCAGAGGAGAACAACTGCCCCATCATTGAAGCCATGAAGTTCAAGgctgatggggtactacatgctGCTGTTTCCAGAAAGCAGGATCCCCCATTATAGTCAATGGAAAAATAACTATCTCtgtgtaaataaataatcaaagaCAATCATtgtaccaataattgcttctatTACACCAGAAGAAATCGCACACAGATGTTATGGATAATTTAGTCTTGAGTGATCACAGCTAATTGGGGCTCTGCAGTGTGGAAGTGGGAAACCAGCTGACGTTGTGCAAGGCCGGTTGCCAGGCGATTGTTGACACGGGAACGTCCCTCATCACCGGGCCTGCGGAGGAGGTCCGGGCGCTGCAAAAAGCCATCGGAGCCTTGCCTCtactgatgggagaggtaggaaCAGGAGTCTGTAGACTAAATGTCTACCTGTTGTAGCGTATAAGTACATTCTATCAGTTTCAACCTCTGTTTTAGTTCTCCTGAACGGCCAACAAAAGATTTCAATCATGCACGCATGTATTGTAGTGACAGAAGTTACGTTTTGATTTGAGAAGTACATGCAGTTATTTTGAACTAACGTGCACTTAATTTTTTTTCTTACACTCAGTATTGGATTGACTGCAAGAAggttccctctctccccgtcaTCACATTCAACTTGGGAGGGAAGATGTTCAACTTGACTGGAGACGACTATATCATAATGGTAAATTGCACCTCATGGCCAGTGTTCAATGTGGCCTGCCTGCCAGTAGAAAGTCTGAAATCTGACAACTTCAATCATCACTTAAACGGTTAATCACAGCTCGCATGCATATATGCATTTTACTACATCTTGAAATGTATTATAATATTTAATTCTGTGGACATACCTGCAATTGAGAATCATTCAAAGCTTCTCCCCCTACGTGCTGCAGGAGTCCCAGATGGGTCAGAAAATCTGTCTGTCAGGCTTCATGGCCATGAACATCCCTCCTCCGGCTGGACCGTTGTGGATCCTGGGAGATGTGTTCATTGGACGCTACTACAGCGTGTTTGATAGAGACGCAGACCGCGTGGGGTTCGCCCCTGCCAAGTAGAGGGGAGAAACCACAAACGACCCCTAgccacttgtggagatctgaaagGATTTGATGGGTATAAGCAATATAGGGGTCCTACCAAACCAAGGTGGAGCTAGTACCAATCAAATCCCCACAGATCATGCTGAATTATAGGAGGGAAAGCACACcaccaaaatgaacaaaaaccccAAAAAGAAACTTGTCTTTTACTATTTTGCTTCTTTTTTGGGGGAGGGCTGGCTGTTTTTTTAAAAATGACTAATAAAAGACTAATAAAAGTGTTCCCGTGTGAGTTTGAGTTTGGTGAATGATTAATAAATAGTTGCAGATCAAAACTGATATGAGCTGCTGTATGCAGTTCAGCTTGGTGTTTTGTATGAAGACAAAGTGGTACTGTTGTATCTACTATCTGACAATGCAACCACTTGTTTTTGGAGAGCAGATTACTGAATGCATATCTTTACTCTAAATACGTTTCCTTTGTAGATGAAGCAGAAGACTGAATGCATATCAATGTAGATTAAACTCTGGTTGATTTAACAAAAACAGTGTTGATGTCCAGTGAATTTGACTATGGACCAGGGTACAGTAATGGTATCAAGATTTAtcaaataaactttttttttgttttgatgTGTACACCTGAACTCTTATTGTATGTTGACCCCAAGACCATGATGCTTCCGTTATAGCCTAAATAAAATGGTCATGCACTACAGCATCTGATGATTCTAACAATCAAAAGTTGTGACactgaaaaatgtattttattaaataaaaatcaAGTCATTCTTGTCCAGGATGAACTGGCATTTTGTTCCTTTTCAAAAGCTTATGGTAGTAGTTGTATGCTTCAGGAGACATCCTTTAAGAGTAAGTGCCCTCAAAGGAGCTATACTAGTGTGTTCAGTACAGGGAAGGAAATTGACCTAACCAAACGTCTCAACACCACCCTTTCTTTTCATGTTTAACTCTTACAGATTTAGGGATTGAATTTAAGGATTTTATGCACTGGGCAACTGGGCTAGTAGACCAGATTGACTAGCCAGTTTTAAAATCTATGCTGTGCGATATTTGACTTTGACTAGACAACATATTACAACTGACTAGTTCACCACATTTTCTACTAGCTAGGACTGAAAAGTACTAGCCTCTGTCTAGCTTAATTTCCATCTCTTCCAGCTACCTGTTGCTGCTGTATCCTACCCAAATATTATTTTCCCTGCAAGCCTCATTTGAAATTACCAATTGTTATTTACACAAAAACATAACCACAAGAAACATCTGCCGCAACATTTATTATCGGAGTATACAAAGTGCTGTGTACCATTCAGTTCCATTGCTAAAATTAAATCGAAAAAAACGTcaacaaaaaaactaaacataCATTCCATGCAAGCATATCGTCGCTAGGCTGAAATCCACAAGGTAGATGTAGTTGTCTACTTTGTGGTTTATAACAGTTGTAGCAAACTTTGCATGGCAAAATGACCCCAACAACAGCACAGAAATGTTTGTAGTTTAAGTCAGGTCTACAGAGACAAATCTGCACACAAAAACATCCTTTATAAGTAGTCCCATCACGGATTGAGCCGTTAATATCAGTACACCCAGAATTAAACACTTCTTCAGAACACTAcgtgtggttgtggtggtagcaTTGCAAACATACTCTGCTTTTTTGGTTGCAAACGTATAATACAAAAATACTAAACTATCTCCATTACATGTCGAAGATTTTCTTGTATAATGCTCTACTGTACCAAGCAcaccctccactccactcctacCAGGATAGACACTAAATACCTGTGAGACAATATTGTGTTAATTGggaagatatatatatttttcaatcaCAGATGAGCAAAGTGCTGATTTATATTTTATCATTATATTTGCACAAcacttttattttgtattttttattgaacctttaactaggcaagtcagtaaagaaaaaaatcgtatttacaatgacagcctacactggccaaacccagaagatgctgggccaattgtgcgctgccttatgggactcccaatcacggtttagttgtgatacagcctggaattgaaccagggtgtctgtagtgatgcctcgcactgagatgtagtgccttagaccgctgcaccactcaggagcccactcTTGAAGAAGGCTTGTGATTGAACACTGGACCATCTTGGCATGGGATGGTTATAGCTGCTACCTGACCTGGTTTaaatccctgtctgtctgctggatgTCAACTCAGTCAACACCAGATTAACCCTGGCTGTCTTTCAATGTGGGTTGATCTTATATGTCAATGGGGTTGACCTGCACCCTTAGCTGCACACACTGAGCACCAAAATGAATACCTACCCACCCGTGTCTGTAAGTGTAAAGTTAATGGAACTACCATAAATAATAAAAGAAATGTCTCTCTAAACTGAACATACCTTtgttccaatatccacactaACATACCACAGAAgacgatatacagtgccttgagaaAATATTCACAGCCCTAgccttttttcacattttatgttacagacagaattaaaaatgaaaagctgaaatgtctcgtgtcaataagtattcaaccccttagtTATGGCAACCCTAAATAATTTCATGAGTAAAATGTTCTctacaagtcacataagttgcatggactcactgtgcacaataatagtgtttaacatgatttttgaacgacTACCTCTTCTCtgtaatccacacacacacacacacaattatctgtaaggttcctcagtcgaacagtgaattacaaacacagattcaaccaaagaccagggaggttttccaatgcctcgcaaagaaaggcacctatcGGTAGATGggtaaagaaaagaaaaaaaagcagacattgaatatccctttgagcatgaagTTATtacttacactttggatggtgtatttaaaacagttaagaGTTTAAAGGCtgcgataggagaaaactgaggatggatcaacaacattgtagttactccacaatactaaccttaccgacagagggaaaagaagaaagcttatacagaatacaaatattccaaaacatgcatcctgtttgcaataatgcACCAAAGCAAAACTGCAAAAATTTGGCAAAGAAATCAACTTTATGTCCTCAATACACAGCGTTATATTTGGGGACTATCCAACAACCCATTGccaagtaccactcttcatatcttcaagcatggtggtggctgcatcatgttatgggtctaCTTGTCATCGGCAAGAACTAGGGAGGTTTAtttaggataaaaaagaaacagacaaaatcctagaggaaaatctggttcagtctgctttccaacagacagtcaaattcacctttcagcagaaaaATAACCTAAAAAACAAGGCGAAATGTATACTGGTGgcgcttaccaagacaacatt
Above is a window of Salmo salar chromosome ssa03, Ssal_v3.1, whole genome shotgun sequence DNA encoding:
- the LOC106600890 gene encoding cathepsin D yields the protein MMSYQRQNMRCLKILSITVALLIAHSSAIIRIPLHKTRSMRRLMNDNGMSFEQLQDMAKTVGGAGADTPTSVPATTQSPKVPVERLTNFMDAQYYGVISIGTPPQDFTVLFDTGSSNLWVPSIHCSFLDVACWLHHRYNSKKSSTYAQNGTKFSIQYGRGSLSGFISGDTVYLAGMQVTGQQFGEAVKQPGITFAVARFDGVLGMGYPTISVDKITPVFDTAMAAKLLPQNIFSFYISRDPFAAVGGELMLGGTDPLYYTGDLHYVNVTRKAYWQIEMSSVEVGNQLTLCKAGCQAIVDTGTSLITGPAEEVRALQKAIGALPLLMGEYWIDCKKVPSLPVITFNLGGKMFNLTGDDYIIMESQMGQKICLSGFMAMNIPPPAGPLWILGDVFIGRYYSVFDRDADRVGFAPAK